One segment of Ignavibacteria bacterium DNA contains the following:
- a CDS encoding IS110 family transposase, with the protein MGIDVHKRHINVAVMSEHVVLGQNHVEIRDVDAYMVRLKKKYPDRRLRAAYEAGFSGFALYHQLESLGIETIVVNAADVPTTDKERTTKSDRADSLKICHALKCGQLRKIWVPPDELSGDRDLVRYRLVLRQHLAKTKTRIKMFLYKQGVQIPPELESSHWTKAFQAWLKEQTMTTASSQTTLMLMLEELQHADQVYKKHLRRINELALTQRYSHNVDLLYTIPGIGRLTAITILTELGPIARFAKADQLASYVGLIPMQHQSGSSDRNMPIQRRAHQELRTLLVQCSWMAIKGSNHFNMVYEHKRKNKTSQVAIIAVARRLLNTIYAVLKKSQPFMESGTN; encoded by the coding sequence ATGGGCATCGATGTCCATAAGCGGCACATCAATGTGGCAGTAATGTCAGAACATGTTGTACTCGGTCAGAATCACGTTGAGATACGTGATGTCGACGCCTACATGGTGAGGTTGAAGAAGAAGTATCCGGACAGAAGACTGCGCGCAGCGTATGAAGCAGGCTTTAGTGGTTTTGCTCTCTATCATCAACTCGAATCGCTCGGAATAGAGACAATCGTAGTCAATGCAGCCGATGTGCCGACGACGGACAAAGAGAGAACAACAAAGAGCGACCGCGCAGATAGTCTGAAGATCTGCCACGCATTGAAGTGTGGTCAGCTGCGCAAGATCTGGGTACCGCCAGATGAACTGTCAGGTGATCGAGACCTAGTGCGTTATCGACTGGTCCTGCGTCAGCATCTGGCCAAGACCAAGACGCGTATCAAGATGTTTCTCTACAAGCAAGGCGTGCAGATCCCACCAGAGCTAGAAAGCTCACACTGGACTAAGGCATTCCAAGCATGGCTCAAAGAACAGACGATGACCACTGCCTCAAGCCAAACGACACTCATGCTTATGCTGGAAGAACTTCAGCATGCAGACCAGGTGTACAAGAAGCATCTACGGCGCATCAATGAGCTTGCCCTGACTCAACGCTATAGTCACAATGTCGATCTCTTGTACACGATTCCCGGCATAGGGCGCCTAACGGCAATAACGATTCTGACAGAACTGGGTCCGATCGCTCGTTTTGCAAAAGCCGATCAGCTAGCAAGCTATGTTGGCTTGATACCGATGCAGCATCAAAGCGGCTCCTCCGATCGGAATATGCCGATTCAGCGTCGGGCGCATCAGGAACTGCGCACACTCCTGGTGCAGTGCTCATGGATGGCTATAAAAGGAAGCAACCACTTCAATATGGTCTATGAGCATAAACGGAAGAACAAGACATCACAAGTTGCAATCATTGCTGTTGCACGCAGACTGTTGAACACAATCTATGCCGTGCTGAAAAAGTCACAACCTTTCATGGAGTCCGGCACAAACTGA
- a CDS encoding citrate (Si)-synthase, with amino-acid sequence MSILHDKLTVQAEALRAQRTALLKEHGETVLGSVTIEQVLGGMRGVPALVCDTSSVSADEGLRIRNIPILELTDISPEETFWLLVTGERATATELDELRKVFAKYYAVPQYVVDTLKAMPKDSHPMAMLSVGLLAMERESEFRAAYDKGAGKDALWQSMVNDSVRLIASIPGIAAAIYRIRFNKGEVIAPLADDNDLSNNFAHMLGVSDDASWKELIRLYLVLHSDHEGGNVSAMTSYVVSSALSDPYYSVSAAMSGLAGPLHGLANQECLRFIIDVREQFGGVPTDEQLTEYTWNRLKNGQVIPGYGHAVLRVTDPRFTAFYQFGEKHDLQDDNVQIVHKIFKLVPGILKEHGKAKNPWPNVDAASGSLLYAYGMTEFDFYTVMFGVSRAIGLCSQMVVNRMMNSPIVRPKSLTLAELSK; translated from the coding sequence ATGAGCATCCTTCACGACAAGCTGACCGTCCAGGCAGAAGCTCTGCGTGCCCAACGTACTGCCCTTCTCAAAGAACACGGCGAGACCGTCCTTGGCAGCGTAACCATCGAGCAAGTGCTCGGCGGCATGCGTGGCGTACCGGCCCTCGTCTGCGATACGTCCAGCGTGTCTGCCGATGAAGGTTTGCGCATTCGCAACATTCCGATCCTCGAGCTCACAGACATCTCTCCTGAAGAGACGTTCTGGTTGCTCGTTACCGGTGAGCGCGCAACGGCAACGGAGCTCGATGAGCTTCGCAAGGTTTTCGCGAAGTATTACGCCGTGCCGCAATACGTGGTGGACACCCTCAAGGCAATGCCGAAGGATTCCCATCCGATGGCCATGCTGAGTGTTGGACTTCTTGCGATGGAACGCGAGAGCGAATTCCGAGCAGCGTATGACAAGGGTGCAGGCAAGGATGCTCTGTGGCAGTCGATGGTGAACGACTCCGTTCGTCTCATTGCTTCTATTCCGGGTATCGCCGCAGCGATCTATCGCATTCGCTTCAACAAGGGCGAAGTGATCGCACCTCTTGCCGATGACAACGATCTATCGAACAACTTCGCACACATGCTTGGTGTGAGTGACGATGCGTCGTGGAAAGAACTTATCCGACTCTACCTCGTGCTTCACTCCGATCACGAAGGCGGTAACGTGAGCGCTATGACGTCGTATGTTGTCAGCTCAGCACTCAGCGATCCGTACTACAGCGTCAGCGCTGCAATGAGCGGACTGGCCGGCCCCCTTCACGGACTTGCCAATCAAGAATGTTTGCGCTTCATCATCGACGTACGCGAGCAATTCGGTGGTGTTCCAACAGATGAGCAGCTCACCGAATACACATGGAACCGACTCAAGAACGGTCAAGTGATCCCAGGATATGGTCACGCCGTTCTCCGCGTCACCGACCCACGCTTCACGGCCTTCTATCAGTTTGGTGAAAAGCACGACCTACAGGACGACAACGTTCAGATCGTCCACAAGATCTTTAAGCTCGTACCAGGCATCCTCAAGGAACACGGCAAGGCAAAGAACCCGTGGCCAAATGTTGATGCTGCTTCCGGCTCCCTGCTCTATGCGTATGGCATGACGGAGTTCGACTTCTACACCGTGATGTTCGGCGTTTCGCGCGCTATCGGCCTCTGCTCACAGATGGTTGTGAACCGCATGATGAACTCACCGATCGTACGTCCGAAGTCGCTTACGCTGGCCGAGTTAAGCAAGTAA
- a CDS encoding endonuclease domain-containing protein, whose translation MRNPYEQIDMIKIARQMRKKMTPAERKLWERLRGRRLGGFKFLRQHVVRDSIADFYCHELRLIIEVDGEAHHSPIQQERDDERDFQLAAYGYCTVRVSNAEVLTDLDAVCKRLLDLVYTEIDHLL comes from the coding sequence ATGAGGAACCCCTACGAACAGATCGACATGATCAAGATCGCACGGCAGATGCGTAAGAAGATGACGCCAGCTGAAAGGAAGCTATGGGAGAGGCTTCGAGGTCGGAGACTTGGTGGCTTTAAATTTCTACGCCAGCACGTCGTCCGCGATTCGATCGCCGACTTTTATTGCCATGAGCTGCGTCTGATCATCGAAGTTGATGGCGAAGCCCATCATTCTCCCATTCAACAAGAGCGCGATGACGAACGCGACTTTCAGTTGGCTGCCTACGGCTATTGCACCGTTAGAGTCAGCAATGCAGAAGTGTTAACTGATCTCGATGCTGTATGTAAAAGACTCCTCGACCTCGTATACACCGAGATCGATCATCTACTCTAA
- a CDS encoding T9SS type A sorting domain-containing protein, whose translation MASTLGPQLRAVSQDVCVGDTAHIPLAGAFITDSVVWDFGDSTSPTNVGYGRTGTHFYSAPGAYFVTATMYVGSQPEKPVTAWVYVHPNPVAVASAARDSICPGDTVQLVGSGGTGVKWYDGDSLVGTGKRIVYRPDSTTTLTVIVESAFGCLDTTSVTVRVKPAPTVSLVSDTSVCAGSITTLKAVVTGATSYSWSSNPVDPSLTNNGPSATFTARANGSYTINASGVNGCIRSKTIRVTVLPLPTVVARGDTTICRPSPVSLSATGARSYTWLDEGGGSVGIGASLTVTPQQTTKYVVVGVDSNGCTNTDTVTVTLRPDIDLTVAGDNISCDGQPITLVCSAPSGVNESDIMWLDETGATFATGKSITVLPTRRTVYRATLPGAGECTDTVVHEIKVGTRPQFTVTPTDTTVCAGDTVVVVSSTGKVITVPSQPGSSRIAITEEDSVGCATTMESWIRGITPDAITASLRDTTVDIGNGATTLHVNIIAPQQFVGTTLGQVVLRVTHQTRSIKIDRFIDARTGATLPPSMQGSLGDRSQFEVTVPTTTLTSTTEPLLNIEGLPLIDDDSTSDVDVQILSIAGLGACTDSSSKGGLLTITGCGRGYMSGLRVGSALSVKAYPNPTSDNLTVAVDVGMIGTITIDLIDALGQKVMSSTTTRTSTSRSIDTHVIDMQNIPAGTYRVVVSTPMEVRTVGVVRR comes from the coding sequence ATGGCCTCTACCCTCGGTCCACAACTACGCGCGGTGTCGCAAGATGTGTGTGTGGGTGATACGGCTCATATCCCACTTGCAGGAGCCTTTATCACTGATTCTGTTGTGTGGGACTTCGGGGACTCGACGTCACCAACAAACGTTGGATATGGGCGGACAGGTACGCACTTCTATTCCGCTCCGGGAGCCTACTTCGTTACAGCCACGATGTATGTGGGGTCTCAACCGGAAAAGCCTGTAACGGCATGGGTCTACGTTCACCCAAATCCAGTCGCGGTTGCGTCGGCAGCTCGCGATTCCATTTGCCCGGGTGACACGGTTCAACTTGTTGGTAGTGGCGGAACAGGTGTTAAGTGGTATGATGGTGATTCACTCGTGGGTACAGGTAAAAGAATCGTCTATCGTCCCGACTCAACAACGACCCTGACCGTGATTGTTGAGTCAGCGTTCGGCTGCTTAGATACTACCTCAGTTACTGTGAGGGTCAAACCAGCACCAACTGTTTCGCTTGTGTCCGACACCTCGGTTTGTGCGGGTTCCATCACGACCCTCAAGGCAGTGGTCACCGGCGCAACGAGCTACTCTTGGTCAAGCAATCCCGTCGATCCATCCCTCACAAACAATGGTCCGTCTGCCACATTCACCGCGCGCGCAAACGGCTCCTACACGATCAACGCCAGCGGAGTGAACGGATGCATTCGCAGCAAGACGATCAGGGTGACTGTTTTGCCCCTTCCCACGGTTGTTGCACGCGGTGATACTACGATCTGTCGACCAAGTCCAGTGAGCCTCTCAGCAACGGGCGCCCGTTCCTATACATGGCTTGATGAAGGAGGGGGCTCTGTAGGTATTGGTGCATCACTCACAGTCACGCCTCAACAAACAACGAAGTATGTGGTGGTGGGTGTTGACAGTAATGGGTGCACGAATACCGACACCGTGACCGTTACGCTGCGTCCGGACATTGATCTGACAGTTGCAGGTGACAACATCTCATGCGACGGACAACCGATCACGCTTGTGTGTTCTGCTCCGTCAGGCGTGAATGAATCCGACATCATGTGGCTCGATGAAACAGGGGCAACGTTTGCAACGGGGAAGTCCATCACTGTTCTTCCTACACGGCGCACCGTCTACCGAGCAACTCTCCCGGGCGCAGGTGAATGCACGGACACCGTCGTACACGAGATCAAGGTCGGAACAAGGCCACAGTTCACCGTCACGCCAACGGACACCACTGTATGCGCCGGTGACACCGTCGTGGTTGTCTCTTCAACCGGCAAGGTGATCACCGTACCGTCCCAGCCCGGTTCGTCCCGCATCGCAATCACCGAAGAAGACTCCGTAGGATGTGCGACAACAATGGAGTCGTGGATCCGTGGTATCACCCCCGACGCCATCACCGCCTCCCTGCGCGATACCACGGTCGACATCGGCAACGGTGCAACAACGCTGCATGTAAACATCATCGCCCCACAGCAGTTCGTCGGCACAACGCTTGGTCAGGTGGTTTTGCGTGTAACACACCAAACCCGCTCGATCAAGATCGACAGGTTCATTGATGCTCGCACAGGCGCAACACTTCCGCCGTCCATGCAGGGCAGCCTTGGTGACAGAAGTCAGTTCGAAGTCACGGTTCCAACAACAACTTTAACCAGCACCACAGAGCCCCTTCTCAACATCGAAGGTCTACCCCTCATCGATGATGACAGCACATCGGACGTGGACGTGCAGATCCTTTCCATTGCCGGGCTCGGCGCATGCACAGACAGCTCTTCTAAAGGGGGCTTGTTGACCATCACCGGTTGCGGTAGGGGATACATGAGCGGTCTGCGTGTTGGCTCGGCATTGTCCGTTAAGGCCTACCCCAACCCAACATCCGACAACCTCACTGTTGCCGTAGACGTTGGAATGATCGGCACCATCACCATCGATCTCATTGACGCGCTGGGTCAAAAGGTGATGTCGAGCACAACAACCCGGACATCAACATCACGTAGCATCGATACGCACGTGATCGACATGCAGAACATTCCGGCGGGGACCTATAGGGTGGTAGTGTCGACGCCAATGGAGGTGAGGACGGTGGGGGTGGTGAGGAGGTAG
- a CDS encoding DUF1569 domain-containing protein yields the protein MAYPSIFLPETHAAMLARLDTLTPTTPRVWGSMTPAQMLAHVNVSYEYTFGERTDTPPWFMRALLKIFLRPLLVGDKQYAKNTRTAPSMVMKEAKDFDAEMKRLKTYMQRIYDEGEAAWDGRKQVTLGVLTSKEWSTLYWKHLDHHLRQFGA from the coding sequence ATGGCATATCCATCGATCTTCCTGCCCGAAACCCACGCTGCAATGCTGGCCCGGCTCGATACCCTCACCCCTACAACACCTCGTGTATGGGGCTCCATGACCCCCGCACAGATGCTGGCCCACGTGAACGTATCGTACGAATACACGTTCGGTGAACGCACGGATACGCCGCCATGGTTCATGCGCGCGCTCTTGAAGATCTTTCTCCGACCGCTCTTGGTAGGGGATAAGCAATACGCCAAGAATACCCGTACAGCCCCCTCCATGGTGATGAAGGAAGCCAAGGATTTTGACGCAGAAATGAAGCGACTCAAAACCTACATGCAGCGCATCTACGACGAGGGCGAAGCCGCATGGGACGGACGCAAACAGGTAACCCTGGGCGTGTTAACGTCCAAGGAATGGAGTACGCTGTATTGGAAACACCTCGACCACCATTTGCGGCAATTCGGGGCGTAG
- a CDS encoding GNAT family N-acetyltransferase, translating into MEIIIRREKPTGTELCALYDAVGWEGNQPESLGISIAAYPCTLTVRNEDGTLIGYLSAFSDEVSTTMIGELIVHPMHQRTGIGSALLRCLREQYPYPSIYANVLPAAKAFFHASGFFEPSIGLAVMVAKQHPPSK; encoded by the coding sequence ATGGAAATTATCATTCGAAGAGAAAAACCAACCGGGACGGAGTTATGCGCGTTGTATGACGCAGTTGGTTGGGAAGGCAACCAACCAGAATCGCTCGGCATATCGATAGCTGCCTATCCATGTACTCTTACAGTTCGAAATGAAGACGGCACGTTGATTGGCTATCTGTCTGCATTCAGTGACGAAGTCTCGACCACCATGATTGGCGAACTCATCGTCCACCCAATGCATCAGCGAACGGGTATTGGCTCCGCCCTTCTCCGTTGTCTACGAGAGCAGTATCCATATCCCTCCATCTACGCCAACGTTCTTCCGGCTGCCAAGGCATTCTTTCATGCAAGCGGCTTTTTCGAACCATCAATCGGATTAGCAGTAATGGTAGCCAAGCAACATCCGCCTTCGAAGTGA
- a CDS encoding ABC transporter permease: protein MSKIAVIISHEYRTRVRAKWFIVSTLLAPFGLALLIAVPVLAAILAGDGAEGKVAVLDRTGMLAAAVVQADTATFELAGNRTETQLSEAVKSEEIQAYVVIPSNVLDSGRITMFSRGGSGIAFESSVQGSIEPLIVKARLQKVGTDTAVIGLVERGIEVVSLKVTDKGIEADSSQASAMVGYAAGFMIYMLIFLYGTMVMRGVVEEKANRIIEVIASSARPFEIMMGKVVGIGLVGLTQLVLWVALGSLVTMGVGALIAPSVSPETMNQVQQMQANNPSQGMGLGGALAASGIVLPNISMVSILMFIFNFFAGYFLYASLFAAVGSAVDQESDANSLTFPITFPVILTMLFIGNVIAAPNGTFAVIASMIPLFSPILMTVRVAATDVPAWQLLTSIALSIGGFFGAIWLASRIYRIGILSYGKKPTLKEIARWITLRV, encoded by the coding sequence ATGAGTAAGATCGCCGTTATCATCTCGCATGAATACCGTACACGTGTACGGGCAAAATGGTTCATTGTCTCCACCCTGCTAGCCCCGTTCGGGCTTGCGTTGCTTATAGCCGTGCCTGTCCTAGCAGCCATCCTGGCCGGTGACGGAGCCGAAGGCAAGGTGGCCGTGCTGGACAGAACGGGCATGCTTGCTGCCGCCGTGGTTCAGGCGGATACGGCAACGTTCGAATTGGCGGGAAACCGCACAGAAACGCAGCTTTCCGAAGCCGTAAAATCAGAAGAGATCCAAGCCTATGTGGTGATCCCGTCCAATGTGCTTGATAGCGGACGGATCACGATGTTCTCGCGCGGCGGATCGGGGATCGCGTTTGAGTCTTCGGTGCAGGGGTCTATTGAGCCCCTTATCGTCAAGGCCCGACTCCAAAAAGTGGGGACAGATACAGCAGTGATCGGTCTGGTAGAGCGGGGGATCGAAGTAGTCTCGCTCAAGGTAACGGATAAGGGGATTGAGGCGGATTCCTCGCAGGCATCTGCTATGGTTGGGTATGCCGCTGGGTTTATGATCTACATGCTCATCTTCCTCTATGGGACGATGGTGATGCGTGGAGTGGTAGAAGAAAAAGCCAATCGGATCATTGAGGTGATCGCTTCGTCGGCCAGACCGTTTGAGATCATGATGGGCAAGGTTGTGGGGATCGGTCTTGTTGGCCTGACGCAGCTGGTGTTATGGGTTGCGCTTGGCTCGCTGGTAACGATGGGTGTTGGCGCGCTGATCGCTCCGTCTGTCTCGCCGGAAACGATGAACCAGGTCCAGCAGATGCAGGCCAATAATCCATCGCAGGGTATGGGGCTTGGTGGTGCGTTAGCAGCTAGTGGCATCGTCCTCCCGAATATCTCGATGGTTTCGATCCTGATGTTCATCTTCAATTTTTTTGCCGGCTATTTCCTCTATGCATCATTGTTCGCGGCGGTTGGTTCGGCAGTGGATCAGGAGTCTGATGCGAATTCGTTGACCTTCCCGATCACCTTCCCGGTGATCCTTACGATGCTCTTTATCGGCAATGTGATCGCCGCACCAAATGGAACGTTTGCGGTGATCGCGTCCATGATACCGCTCTTCTCACCGATCCTTATGACGGTTCGCGTGGCTGCAACAGATGTTCCGGCGTGGCAGTTGCTCACATCGATCGCCCTGAGCATCGGCGGATTCTTCGGCGCTATCTGGCTTGCCTCACGCATCTACCGCATCGGCATCCTCTCCTACGGGAAGAAGCCAACGCTGAAGGAGATCGCACGGTGGATCACTCTCCGCGTGTGA
- a CDS encoding V-type H(+)-translocating pyrophosphatase: MSIITLILGLGVLALIVAVFFRQRVLAVKVEDGAASAEELSRLTEISTAIAEGAMAFLKREYRVLGLFMALFAVVIFAAVDHGMHTAAAFVIGAATSVAAGYIGMRIATKGNVRTASAARVSLQKSFAVAFETGSVMGFGLTGLAVVGLILVWLGIDFLLPVAGEMTREIQMEILSGFGLGGSAVALFARVGGGIYTKAADVGADLVGKVEAGIPEDDPRNPAVIADNVGDNVGDIAGMGADLFGSVAESTCAALVIGAASYAVMPAENQNMNVVLFPMLVNGVGIVASILALPFVRAKSEEKVEGALKSALIISTLLMLAALYPVTMWAFGSTTFMVGTVSVNAMGVYTALAVGLVAGLLIGLVTEFYTSHRFKPVREVADASKTGAATGIIYGLALGYNSAVIPMLLIAISVVIGYVSAGMYGIALTAIGMLGTIAVGLTIDAYGPTSDNAGGIAEMAHMGKDIRKRTDALDAAGNTTAAIGKGFAIGSAALTSLALTSAFLTRAQGVLAKEGKVLDLTITDPHVLAGLLVGGALPFAFSAMTMKSVGKAAFDMIEEVRRQFRTIPGLMEGTGRADYAKCVDISTKASIREMIAPGLLVILTPLIVGFLFGPQMLAGLLIGALVVGVMLAVSMANSGGAWDNAKKYIETGVHGGKGSDTHKAAVVGDTVGDPFKDTSGPSLNILIKLMAIISLVFAAAFATNGGILLR, encoded by the coding sequence ATGTCAATCATTACGTTGATCTTGGGCCTGGGCGTCTTGGCCCTGATCGTAGCCGTATTCTTCCGTCAGCGTGTCTTGGCCGTCAAGGTCGAAGACGGCGCTGCCTCAGCTGAAGAACTTAGCCGTCTTACGGAGATCTCCACAGCTATTGCCGAAGGCGCGATGGCCTTCCTCAAACGCGAGTATCGCGTGTTGGGTCTGTTCATGGCCTTGTTCGCAGTGGTCATCTTTGCTGCGGTCGACCACGGTATGCACACAGCCGCGGCCTTTGTGATCGGAGCCGCCACGAGTGTTGCTGCCGGATACATCGGCATGCGTATCGCCACGAAGGGAAATGTCCGCACGGCATCTGCTGCACGTGTCTCCCTTCAAAAGTCGTTTGCGGTTGCATTTGAAACAGGCTCTGTGATGGGCTTTGGCCTCACCGGTCTTGCCGTAGTGGGTCTGATCCTCGTATGGTTGGGGATCGACTTCCTCCTGCCGGTTGCGGGTGAAATGACACGCGAGATCCAGATGGAGATCCTTTCCGGATTTGGTCTAGGGGGCTCTGCTGTTGCCTTGTTTGCACGTGTTGGTGGTGGTATCTATACCAAGGCCGCTGATGTTGGTGCCGACCTTGTGGGTAAGGTTGAAGCGGGTATTCCTGAAGATGATCCTCGCAATCCGGCGGTGATCGCGGACAACGTGGGTGACAACGTGGGTGACATTGCCGGCATGGGAGCCGACCTCTTTGGTTCTGTTGCTGAGTCAACCTGCGCAGCCCTCGTGATCGGCGCAGCCAGCTATGCCGTGATGCCAGCCGAAAACCAGAACATGAACGTTGTGCTCTTCCCAATGCTCGTTAACGGCGTTGGTATCGTAGCATCCATTCTCGCCCTTCCGTTCGTTCGTGCGAAGTCGGAAGAAAAGGTAGAAGGGGCTTTGAAGAGCGCCCTGATCATCTCCACCCTTCTCATGCTTGCCGCCCTCTATCCTGTAACGATGTGGGCCTTTGGCAGCACCACCTTTATGGTTGGTACGGTGAGTGTGAATGCGATGGGTGTGTATACGGCGTTGGCTGTTGGACTTGTTGCCGGACTCCTCATTGGTCTGGTTACAGAGTTCTACACATCGCACCGTTTCAAGCCCGTGCGTGAGGTTGCTGATGCTTCCAAGACCGGTGCTGCAACAGGCATCATCTACGGTTTGGCACTTGGCTACAATTCCGCTGTGATCCCGATGCTTCTCATTGCCATCAGCGTTGTGATCGGCTACGTCAGTGCCGGCATGTATGGCATCGCGCTTACCGCCATTGGTATGCTTGGAACCATCGCCGTTGGTCTTACCATTGACGCCTACGGTCCAACCTCCGACAATGCCGGCGGTATCGCCGAGATGGCCCACATGGGCAAGGACATCCGCAAGCGCACGGATGCATTGGACGCAGCCGGCAACACCACTGCTGCTATCGGCAAAGGTTTTGCGATCGGTTCTGCAGCACTCACGTCTCTCGCACTTACCAGTGCCTTCTTGACCCGCGCTCAAGGCGTGTTGGCCAAGGAAGGAAAGGTCCTGGACCTTACCATCACAGACCCGCATGTTCTTGCCGGACTCCTTGTTGGTGGTGCGTTACCATTTGCCTTCAGTGCCATGACCATGAAGAGTGTCGGCAAGGCCGCCTTTGACATGATCGAAGAAGTGCGCCGTCAGTTCCGCACCATTCCAGGTCTCATGGAAGGCACCGGCAGAGCCGACTATGCAAAGTGTGTTGACATTTCCACCAAGGCCTCGATTCGCGAGATGATCGCACCGGGACTCCTTGTGATCTTGACGCCCCTTATCGTCGGATTCTTATTCGGTCCACAAATGCTTGCCGGCCTCCTCATCGGCGCCCTCGTTGTGGGCGTGATGTTGGCCGTTAGCATGGCCAATTCCGGCGGTGCATGGGACAACGCCAAGAAGTACATCGAGACCGGCGTCCACGGCGGCAAGGGCAGCGACACCCACAAGGCGGCCGTTGTAGGTGACACCGTTGGCGATCCTTTCAAGGACACCTCCGGTCCGTCCCTCAACATCCTCATCAAGCTCATGGCCATCATCTCCCTCGTCTTCGCAGCAGCGTTTGCGACGAATGGGGGGATCCTCCTGCGTTAA
- a CDS encoding M28 family peptidase, translating into MKTSLLTAVLLCALAVVGSASVRPTITNARITTSFPAISVMVSYDVSDPDDSEVTVDLQVSTDGGYTFRSISELAVGDVGKVSVGTDKQITIESATLFTKDPARVRLVVRDEHEVDIHQLLATIEEGAVRSIVAELSIPRNTLVDAGNHTNIRNRIRSAFDQAGLSIHNHEYPYQGTTGVNIVGRKAGVGSTGTTFVLDAHYDAVPGTSGADDNASSVTALLIAADLLSQLEVDNNVSIIAFDHEEDGLIGSSAYVNTGIAAGDTIAAVINLEMIGYASEKVNSQQLPFGFGFLFPEQQAEIEANGNRGNFIANIGNTNSAELGVVFDQFAQSYVPDLKVVSLNVPGDGSIAPDFRRSDHATFWDENIPALLITDGGNFRNPNYHLPTDVVDSLNIPFMTKVIKASIAAILELGGAVNGHSVELEVPTSVQYHDHENDDCSLRAVPVPAAEFITVSFQGCSRSLVLRLFSIDGVKVFEKIVADPESAQVTIPVSALASNRYMLVASSGEQSYSVDVLITR; encoded by the coding sequence ATGAAAACATCTCTTCTCACGGCAGTGCTGTTGTGTGCGTTAGCAGTGGTAGGATCGGCAAGTGTTCGTCCAACAATTACGAATGCCCGAATTACAACCTCGTTCCCAGCCATAAGTGTTATGGTTTCGTACGACGTATCGGATCCGGACGACTCAGAGGTTACAGTCGACCTACAGGTATCAACAGATGGAGGCTATACTTTTCGTTCCATATCTGAACTTGCCGTTGGTGATGTGGGGAAAGTTTCTGTGGGAACAGACAAGCAGATTACCATTGAAAGTGCAACGCTGTTTACGAAGGACCCTGCACGTGTTCGTTTAGTTGTGCGCGACGAACACGAGGTTGATATACATCAGCTATTAGCAACTATAGAGGAGGGAGCCGTTCGCTCTATTGTTGCAGAACTATCCATACCACGGAATACGTTAGTCGATGCTGGCAACCACACAAATATTCGTAACCGTATTCGCAGCGCCTTTGATCAGGCTGGACTTAGCATTCACAACCATGAATATCCGTACCAGGGTACCACAGGAGTGAACATTGTTGGGCGTAAGGCAGGAGTTGGTAGTACTGGAACTACGTTTGTACTCGACGCACATTATGATGCCGTGCCAGGTACCAGCGGTGCAGACGACAATGCGAGCAGTGTAACAGCGCTGCTCATCGCTGCTGATCTGTTATCGCAACTCGAAGTGGACAATAATGTTTCTATCATCGCGTTCGACCACGAAGAGGATGGCTTGATTGGTAGTAGTGCCTACGTTAACACCGGCATTGCCGCTGGTGATACCATCGCAGCGGTTATCAACCTCGAAATGATAGGGTATGCATCCGAGAAAGTGAACAGCCAACAACTTCCATTTGGGTTTGGTTTTTTGTTTCCAGAACAACAAGCAGAGATCGAAGCAAACGGCAATCGAGGCAACTTTATCGCAAACATTGGGAACACGAACTCGGCAGAGCTAGGAGTTGTCTTCGATCAATTTGCTCAATCGTATGTCCCAGACTTAAAAGTTGTTTCGTTGAATGTTCCCGGAGACGGATCCATAGCTCCCGATTTCCGTCGTAGCGATCACGCAACCTTTTGGGATGAGAACATCCCTGCTCTCTTGATTACCGATGGGGGTAATTTCCGCAACCCAAACTACCATTTGCCTACGGATGTAGTAGACTCACTCAACATCCCGTTTATGACAAAGGTTATCAAGGCTTCAATTGCCGCAATTCTGGAACTTGGAGGTGCTGTTAATGGCCACTCGGTTGAACTGGAGGTACCTACCTCTGTTCAATACCATGATCACGAGAACGACGATTGCTCCCTGCGCGCCGTCCCTGTACCTGCTGCTGAGTTCATTACCGTGAGCTTCCAGGGTTGTTCGCGTTCCTTGGTATTGCGCCTGTTTAGTATCGACGGTGTGAAAGTGTTCGAGAAAATTGTTGCCGACCCTGAGTCGGCGCAAGTTACTATTCCTGTTTCCGCATTAGCGTCTAACCGGTACATGCTCGTGGCTAGCTCTGGTGAACAGTCATACTCAGTTGATGTGCTGATTACGAGGTAG